A single Chloracidobacterium sp. DNA region contains:
- a CDS encoding tetratricopeptide repeat protein produces MKYISSTIILSAFVFVVFTSLGAGQNTVCEKTDYQCKVRSYTTQIRDRPTANELYYNRALAYHALGKDIEAVADYTVYINSKPTNVEYFADGYSGRGDANKALGKHTDAIADYTASLNLFTSTSTLNNRGNTYFSMSQYANALADYDRAIRLDPKDAEPYYNRAKVYSAQKLYLKAIADLNIYVDLNKTHIPFLSDGYQNRSIAYMNLGNSAAALKDISSAIDLDPKSSRYKTRAIFYRKLGKVALAAADDKTAADLEN; encoded by the coding sequence TCTCGAGTACCATAATCTTAAGTGCATTTGTGTTTGTTGTTTTTACGTCCCTTGGAGCCGGTCAAAATACGGTTTGCGAAAAAACAGATTATCAGTGCAAGGTTCGCTCATATACTACGCAGATCAGAGACCGACCTACGGCTAACGAGCTGTATTACAATCGTGCACTCGCCTACCACGCATTGGGTAAGGACATTGAAGCGGTCGCGGATTATACGGTTTATATCAACTCAAAACCGACGAATGTGGAATATTTCGCTGACGGTTACTCCGGAAGGGGTGACGCGAATAAAGCTCTCGGCAAACATACGGACGCGATCGCTGACTATACTGCGTCCCTCAACCTATTTACGAGCACGAGCACCCTTAACAATCGAGGCAACACCTACTTCTCGATGAGCCAATACGCTAACGCGCTTGCCGATTATGATCGAGCCATACGGCTTGACCCTAAGGACGCCGAACCATACTACAATCGAGCAAAGGTATATAGTGCTCAGAAACTCTACTTAAAGGCCATCGCCGATCTGAATATTTATGTGGACCTTAACAAGACTCATATTCCCTTCCTGTCGGATGGATATCAAAACCGGTCGATAGCTTATATGAATCTTGGCAATAGTGCCGCGGCACTTAAGGACATTAGCTCCGCCATCGATCTAGACCCAAAGTCATCACGCTACAAAACTCGAGCTATCTTCTACCGTAAACTTGGCAAGGTGGCTCTTGCTGCGGCTGACGACAAAACTGCAGCGGATCTCGAAAATTGA